The Methanoregula boonei 6A8 genome has a window encoding:
- a CDS encoding response regulator, with the protein MGTILIVDDTLFMRTLLKNILFSGGHTIAGEAANGEEAVAKYKELKPDLVTMDVVMPKVNGIEALKSIKQLDPAARVIMCTAVGQEQMVKLAIKSGAKGYIVKPFQAPKVLEEVKNVLAS; encoded by the coding sequence ATGGGAACCATTCTGATCGTGGACGATACGCTTTTCATGCGAACCCTCCTTAAAAACATCCTCTTCTCGGGCGGTCATACCATAGCAGGTGAAGCTGCAAACGGGGAAGAGGCGGTTGCAAAATACAAGGAACTCAAGCCCGATCTTGTTACAATGGATGTGGTGATGCCCAAGGTGAACGGGATCGAAGCGTTAAAATCGATTAAGCAGCTGGATCCTGCCGCCCGCGTTATCATGTGCACCGCAGTCGGCCAGGAACAGATGGTCAAGCTTGCCATAAAAAGCGGTGCCAAGGGATACATTGTCAAACCGTTCCAGGCCCCAAAAGTCCTTGAAGAAGTCAAAAACGTGCTTGCATCCTGA
- a CDS encoding CheF family chemotaxis protein — MTEVPLKVEHDGKWVVVKAAVGEDRITLPAPVDKEILFKSIFDLEEKKSVLVLTVKGNPDAIIRIASVEKVLIVLKRLILASCNAYRLMAYFMSPAIRGGVLAKNAQWEKGSIVVVKSGIWFASAAKQICVPLPDVAAIELTKRDVQGKQTDVVRIDHVESGEVVSSLVLCPLSTLQVLANFLKDATKGIDMAGTELDAIDQQVAMLVYSGMDSHAIENMLNIPHKQLDEIYDRIIKLGIAEVTIIRREVQLTTKGVRYISDATKTQTN, encoded by the coding sequence ATGACTGAAGTCCCCCTGAAAGTTGAACATGACGGAAAATGGGTCGTTGTCAAAGCTGCCGTTGGCGAAGACCGGATCACGCTTCCCGCACCGGTAGATAAGGAGATCCTTTTTAAATCGATCTTTGATCTGGAAGAAAAAAAGAGTGTTCTTGTACTGACGGTCAAGGGAAACCCTGATGCGATCATACGGATCGCAAGCGTGGAAAAGGTTCTCATTGTCCTCAAGCGCCTGATCCTTGCCAGCTGTAATGCGTATCGGCTCATGGCGTATTTCATGTCACCGGCAATACGGGGAGGCGTGCTTGCCAAGAATGCCCAGTGGGAGAAAGGCAGCATCGTTGTGGTCAAGAGCGGGATCTGGTTTGCAAGCGCTGCAAAACAGATCTGCGTCCCGCTTCCCGATGTAGCTGCGATCGAGCTGACCAAAAGGGATGTCCAGGGCAAGCAGACAGATGTGGTCCGGATCGATCATGTGGAATCCGGTGAGGTTGTCTCAAGCCTTGTCCTTTGTCCTCTTTCCACCCTGCAGGTACTTGCAAACTTCCTCAAGGATGCCACTAAGGGAATCGATATGGCGGGCACGGAGCTTGATGCGATTGACCAGCAGGTAGCCATGCTCGTATATTCCGGGATGGACTCCCATGCAATTGAGAACATGCTCAATATCCCCCATAAGCAACTCGATGAGATCTACGACCGGATAATCAAGCTCGGCATTGCCGAAGTGACCATTATACGGCGTGAGGTCCAGCTCACCACCAAAGGGGTCCGTTACATCTCTGATGCCACAAAGACCCAGACAAATTAA
- the cheB gene encoding chemotaxis-specific protein-glutamate methyltransferase CheB, with the protein MVKVLIVDDSVFMRTVIRDMLQKDPSIEIVGTASNGLEALEKIKSLRPDLITLDIEMPRMNGLEVLRELKKAAWHPRTLMLSSLTSEGAEMTAEAIRLGADDFMLKPKDVPQLRLIADELVATIHHLTSSPPASKKEALTVSHREGSAERVVLIGSSAGGPPMLDAILAKLPADFPACVVLTQHMPVGFTAPLAARFNRLAHMPVKETENGDMLREGSVFLSKAGVHTMIGAALTADGKRTGRVIHSSAPPIHGVRPAVDKTFESAAQVFGKNAVAVILSGMGNDAGAGAAAIKEAGGTIILCDQKDCLVYGMARSAIQHNAVDQVLPLSKIPEAIERIVGKMAAEGSHV; encoded by the coding sequence ATGGTAAAGGTTCTCATTGTTGATGACTCCGTTTTTATGCGGACGGTCATCCGGGACATGCTGCAGAAGGATCCTTCGATCGAGATCGTGGGGACCGCCTCCAATGGCCTTGAGGCACTGGAGAAGATAAAGTCCCTCCGGCCCGATCTGATAACTCTGGATATCGAGATGCCCCGCATGAATGGTCTTGAGGTGCTGCGCGAGCTCAAGAAAGCGGCATGGCACCCCCGGACGCTCATGCTCTCATCGCTTACTTCGGAAGGTGCCGAGATGACCGCCGAGGCGATACGACTGGGGGCTGACGATTTCATGCTCAAGCCAAAGGATGTCCCCCAGCTCCGGTTGATAGCAGATGAGCTGGTAGCCACAATCCACCACCTTACCTCATCGCCCCCCGCCTCAAAAAAAGAGGCATTGACCGTTTCGCACCGGGAGGGGAGTGCTGAGCGCGTGGTCCTGATTGGCTCTTCGGCCGGCGGTCCTCCCATGCTTGACGCTATTCTGGCTAAACTGCCCGCCGACTTCCCTGCTTGTGTGGTACTCACCCAGCATATGCCGGTGGGTTTTACTGCCCCTCTTGCCGCCCGCTTCAACCGCCTGGCCCACATGCCGGTCAAGGAGACAGAGAACGGGGATATGCTCCGGGAAGGTTCGGTCTTTCTCTCAAAAGCCGGTGTCCACACCATGATAGGAGCTGCGCTGACCGCAGACGGGAAACGGACAGGCCGGGTTATCCATTCCAGCGCTCCCCCGATCCATGGGGTGCGGCCTGCCGTGGATAAGACGTTTGAGTCCGCGGCACAGGTCTTTGGGAAGAATGCCGTGGCTGTCATCTTAAGCGGGATGGGAAATGATGCCGGTGCCGGGGCGGCAGCCATCAAGGAAGCCGGAGGGACAATTATCCTGTGCGACCAGAAGGATTGTCTTGTGTACGGAATGGCGAGATCGGCGATCCAGCATAACGCGGTAGACCAGGTCCTTCCCTTATCAAAGATCCCGGAGGCCATCGAACGTATTGTCGGGAAGATGGCCGCGGAGGGCAGCCATGTCTGA
- a CDS encoding chemotaxis protein CheA, which yields MSEFEQYRSLFVAESRENLENLVNNLLILEKGSDQNAIDESFRSIHTLKGASASMGFADMERLCHTMEDALQLIRGGSSEMSADLENILLSCTDLLEEMLDDVEAGGDSSSKNPDHQVQALHAWLGQQDIESAGKGEELGCKEPAEESRETLPDGEVAAPEDRPEYAMTITVAPECMMKDVRAMIAIQNLEALGTIRSIEPSKEAIDEGKCEGTIHLTIASDAGEEALRTAAQGSEIATVEIKEAAGAPKDRDSAAGIPAGRQPTEPERKPAAAAPDKNREIKNLRVDIAQLDHIMNLVEDLVINRGRLKQIAEEKKIKEMDEAISMVERSVSELQSLMMMIRMIPLSHIFNRLPRVVRDVAQYDHKEVEFIMEGGETELDRSVMDGLNDPLLHLIRNAVNHGIEDPAVRVEAGKPAKGLVKLSAYRDRDNVIIKLTDDGAGINVEKVKKKAIEKGLITAETAATLSTDEAIDLLFQPGFSTADTITDISGRGVGLDVVKRSIESLKGTIKVETTPGQGSTFELLLPPTMAIVDVMIVRLNGRRLAIPISSIVEVANFRKDTMHHIGKGDVTLIRDEVLQILRLDEMVGSSDRCEILIVVQYQKRKCCIPVDAVEGKQEVVVKPLSSFIGTTKGISGVTILGDGDVVPVLDVNTMQE from the coding sequence ATGTCTGAATTCGAGCAGTACCGATCGCTCTTTGTGGCGGAATCCAGAGAAAACCTTGAAAATCTGGTCAACAATCTCCTTATCCTTGAAAAAGGCTCCGACCAGAATGCTATTGATGAGAGCTTCCGTTCGATCCATACGCTTAAGGGAGCGTCAGCGTCCATGGGATTTGCAGACATGGAGCGCCTCTGCCACACTATGGAAGATGCATTGCAGCTGATCCGGGGCGGCAGTTCCGAGATGTCTGCCGATCTTGAAAATATACTCCTTTCCTGCACTGATCTGCTTGAAGAGATGCTCGACGATGTCGAAGCTGGTGGGGACTCCTCCTCCAAAAACCCCGACCATCAGGTCCAGGCGCTGCATGCATGGCTGGGGCAGCAGGACATTGAATCTGCCGGGAAGGGTGAGGAGCTGGGCTGCAAAGAGCCTGCCGAAGAGAGCCGTGAGACGCTTCCTGACGGGGAAGTTGCTGCACCGGAGGATCGGCCCGAATATGCGATGACAATCACCGTGGCCCCGGAATGCATGATGAAGGATGTCCGGGCAATGATTGCGATCCAGAACCTGGAAGCGCTCGGGACTATCCGGTCGATTGAGCCCTCGAAAGAGGCAATTGACGAGGGGAAATGTGAAGGAACCATTCACCTCACCATTGCAAGCGATGCCGGGGAAGAGGCACTCAGGACTGCAGCACAGGGGAGCGAGATCGCGACCGTGGAGATCAAGGAGGCGGCCGGAGCTCCAAAGGACCGGGACAGCGCAGCAGGGATACCTGCTGGGAGACAGCCGACAGAACCCGAACGAAAGCCGGCGGCAGCGGCACCGGATAAGAACCGGGAGATTAAGAACCTGCGGGTGGATATTGCCCAGCTCGATCACATCATGAACCTGGTCGAGGATCTCGTGATCAACCGGGGCCGGCTCAAGCAGATCGCTGAGGAGAAGAAAATAAAAGAGATGGACGAGGCGATTAGCATGGTCGAGCGATCGGTCTCCGAGCTCCAGAGCCTCATGATGATGATCCGGATGATCCCTCTCTCGCATATCTTCAACCGCCTCCCCCGGGTCGTGCGCGATGTGGCGCAGTATGACCATAAGGAGGTCGAATTTATCATGGAAGGTGGGGAGACGGAACTCGACCGGAGTGTGATGGACGGGCTTAACGATCCGCTCCTGCACCTGATACGAAATGCCGTAAACCATGGGATAGAGGACCCGGCGGTACGGGTGGAGGCTGGCAAGCCCGCAAAAGGTCTGGTAAAGCTGAGCGCCTACCGCGACCGTGACAATGTCATTATCAAACTAACCGACGATGGTGCCGGTATCAATGTCGAGAAGGTAAAAAAGAAAGCCATAGAAAAGGGACTTATCACCGCCGAGACAGCGGCAACCCTTTCCACGGACGAGGCGATCGACCTGCTCTTCCAGCCAGGATTCTCCACTGCGGATACCATCACGGATATCTCGGGAAGGGGGGTGGGGCTGGATGTGGTGAAACGTTCAATTGAGTCTCTTAAGGGCACCATCAAGGTTGAGACAACGCCCGGCCAGGGAAGCACGTTTGAGCTCCTCCTCCCACCCACCATGGCGATTGTTGATGTCATGATAGTGCGGCTCAATGGCCGGCGCCTTGCAATCCCCATCAGCAGCATTGTGGAGGTAGCCAATTTCAGGAAAGATACCATGCACCATATCGGTAAAGGCGATGTGACGCTTATCAGGGATGAAGTGCTCCAGATCCTCAGGCTTGATGAGATGGTCGGGAGCTCGGACCGGTGCGAGATCCTCATTGTCGTCCAGTACCAGAAACGGAAATGCTGTATCCCGGTTGACGCTGTTGAAGGGAAACAGGAAGTTGTGGTAAAGCCGTTGAGCAGTTTTATCGGGACCACCAAAGGTATCAGCGGGGTCACCATTCTGGGGGATGGGGATGTGGTGCCGGTGCTTGATGTAAATACGATGCAGGAATGA
- a CDS encoding ATPase domain-containing protein → MAVELSDLMGGEDRQIISTGNNELDKKIADGLPVGSLTLIEGENDTGKSVLTQQIVWGAMKQGMSVDLFTTENTSKSFIKQMESMSLDISDYFAWGYLKVFPLHVVGFEWKKEEMEGILARLITYIKNSPSQVAIVDSLTLFTEYAETDTILTFFTNCKSLVDHGKTILVTLHTYAFEEDTLVRIRSICDAHLNMKKALVGDKYVMVMEVVKVRGARKTTGNLVSFEVHPGYGMKVIPMSFARI, encoded by the coding sequence ATGGCCGTGGAACTTTCTGACCTGATGGGGGGAGAGGACCGGCAGATTATCTCGACCGGCAATAACGAGCTGGACAAGAAGATTGCAGACGGGCTCCCGGTGGGATCCCTGACCCTGATCGAAGGGGAGAACGATACAGGAAAGAGTGTCCTTACCCAGCAGATTGTATGGGGGGCAATGAAACAGGGCATGTCGGTTGACCTTTTCACCACTGAGAACACAAGCAAAAGTTTTATTAAGCAGATGGAATCGATGAGCCTTGACATATCAGATTATTTCGCATGGGGATATCTCAAAGTCTTTCCTCTCCACGTTGTGGGTTTCGAGTGGAAAAAAGAAGAGATGGAAGGGATCCTTGCCCGGCTGATCACCTATATCAAAAACAGCCCTTCTCAGGTTGCTATCGTTGATTCGTTGACGCTTTTTACGGAATACGCTGAGACCGATACCATTCTCACCTTCTTTACCAACTGCAAATCCCTTGTAGACCATGGCAAGACCATCCTTGTCACGCTCCATACCTATGCATTTGAGGAAGATACCCTGGTGCGCATCCGTTCGATCTGCGATGCCCACTTGAACATGAAAAAGGCACTCGTGGGGGATAAGTACGTGATGGTCATGGAAGTGGTCAAGGTACGCGGTGCCCGAAAGACTACCGGAAACCTTGTCAGTTTCGAAGTACATCCGGGGTACGGAATGAAGGTTATCCCGATGAGTTTTGCGAGGATCTGA
- a CDS encoding chemotaxis protein CheC, producing MKLSSVQIDAMQELGNIGAAHAATTLSQMLSSTVEMSVPKIKVVDVAQLAEHIGEEPAALVVFELQGEIPHGGYIIFYISRASAVRLTNTMLGLTDPDRSLNEMDESALLEVGNIMASAFLDATAELLGLVMLPSPPSLTIDMAHAAMESLIAQMQEEIDEVMLFSTELMCAEHRIDSDIIMMPESSMLQTFVDRLENLMNPS from the coding sequence ATGAAGTTATCGTCAGTTCAGATAGATGCAATGCAGGAACTGGGAAACATCGGGGCTGCGCACGCCGCTACCACCCTTTCCCAGATGCTTTCGAGTACGGTGGAGATGAGCGTCCCCAAGATCAAGGTCGTGGACGTTGCACAGCTGGCAGAACATATCGGGGAGGAACCGGCTGCGCTCGTGGTTTTTGAACTGCAGGGTGAGATCCCGCATGGCGGGTATATCATCTTCTATATCTCGAGAGCTTCTGCAGTCCGCCTGACCAATACTATGCTCGGCCTGACCGATCCGGATCGATCCCTCAACGAGATGGACGAAAGTGCGCTGCTTGAAGTCGGAAACATCATGGCATCTGCCTTTCTTGACGCGACCGCTGAACTTCTGGGCCTGGTCATGCTCCCCTCCCCTCCGTCACTAACCATTGATATGGCGCATGCCGCCATGGAGTCGCTTATTGCCCAGATGCAGGAAGAGATCGATGAAGTCATGCTCTTCTCCACCGAGCTCATGTGCGCGGAGCACCGGATTGACAGCGACATCATCATGATGCCGGAATCAAGCATGCTCCAGACATTTGTCGACCGCCTGGAAAACCTGATGAATCCCAGCTGA
- the flaJ gene encoding archaellar assembly protein FlaJ gives MPDESPAQTPTKATAEKKIPFAGMVNDIRQKMAAVQEGKKMGADLLFMTTYMASLAIANATRPEIFSFASNRHEYISSKYIAKVDTFVKKWNYSYAESLSIVAERTQNEILRSMLNRFSNSIDSGVPDEDFLTNELSTVRSVYRSQLEQGMSMLQKWGDAYVAMLLSGTVIAVIIMISVVIYTPSDIQSTFDMSYAVILAISVFGIVLMYTSVPDDPKSHGLSERASKEQTTIHAMERIIVPATIAIIVILAVLGVSAGLIFLLVGILMAPLGIIGFIDDHNITLRDNDFSVFIRSFGAVMGGQGTTAVYAMGSIDRKSLTALEPLINSVYSKLNLGLDEKQVWDKFIGEAGSNLIYKYLNIYRDTVALGGPPEPIGTVVGSSMLEQTLLREKKDMLARGFIVLLVPMHVAMTGLFVALYQILLVLTSSVTTMMGQFQNMSTASGGQDMGGVSAGAVFGGGMNLFSNFPAAAMQTYVVITLVIITVSNIVAARIVGGGDRYMYYFYAAIFCTLTGLVLLLAPSVVGLFFSAQALTNIGGSVSGAGV, from the coding sequence ATGCCTGACGAGTCCCCTGCCCAAACTCCCACTAAGGCCACGGCTGAAAAAAAGATCCCATTTGCGGGGATGGTTAACGACATCCGGCAAAAAATGGCTGCGGTTCAGGAGGGCAAGAAGATGGGGGCCGACCTCCTCTTCATGACCACGTATATGGCATCGCTCGCGATTGCCAATGCTACTCGTCCTGAAATTTTCTCTTTTGCATCAAACCGGCATGAATATATTTCATCAAAGTATATCGCCAAAGTGGATACCTTTGTAAAAAAATGGAATTACAGCTATGCTGAGAGTCTCTCGATTGTTGCCGAACGAACCCAGAACGAGATTCTCCGGAGCATGCTCAACCGGTTTTCCAACTCCATTGATTCAGGTGTTCCCGATGAAGATTTCCTGACCAACGAACTTTCGACGGTCAGAAGTGTATATCGCAGTCAGCTGGAACAGGGCATGTCCATGCTGCAAAAATGGGGAGACGCCTATGTCGCAATGCTCCTTTCCGGTACTGTCATTGCAGTCATTATAATGATCTCAGTCGTGATTTATACACCCAGCGATATCCAGTCCACATTTGACATGTCCTATGCGGTCATTCTCGCGATCTCGGTCTTTGGGATTGTCCTGATGTATACCTCCGTGCCCGATGATCCTAAAAGTCATGGCCTTTCGGAGCGAGCCTCGAAGGAACAGACCACGATTCATGCCATGGAGCGGATCATCGTCCCGGCAACGATTGCTATTATCGTTATCCTTGCTGTGCTTGGTGTGTCTGCGGGCCTGATCTTCCTTTTGGTGGGTATCCTGATGGCACCCCTGGGCATTATCGGTTTTATCGATGATCACAACATCACGCTGCGGGATAACGACTTTTCCGTTTTCATAAGAAGCTTTGGCGCCGTGATGGGTGGCCAGGGCACAACCGCGGTCTATGCCATGGGAAGCATCGATCGCAAATCGCTTACTGCCCTCGAACCACTTATCAATTCCGTTTATTCGAAACTCAATCTGGGACTTGACGAAAAACAGGTATGGGACAAGTTCATCGGCGAGGCTGGCAGCAACCTCATCTACAAGTACCTCAACATCTACCGGGATACCGTTGCGCTCGGGGGACCGCCGGAACCCATAGGGACGGTGGTAGGCTCCTCGATGCTCGAGCAGACCCTCCTTCGGGAGAAAAAAGACATGCTCGCTCGAGGCTTCATCGTGTTATTAGTTCCTATGCATGTGGCCATGACGGGTCTCTTTGTCGCACTCTACCAGATCCTCCTGGTGCTCACCAGCTCAGTTACAACTATGATGGGCCAGTTCCAGAATATGTCTACAGCATCCGGCGGACAGGATATGGGTGGTGTCTCTGCCGGTGCCGTATTTGGCGGCGGGATGAACCTTTTCTCAAATTTTCCGGCAGCAGCGATGCAGACGTATGTGGTTATTACCCTGGTCATCATTACCGTATCAAATATTGTCGCAGCACGGATTGTGGGGGGTGGCGATCGATACATGTATTATTTCTACGCAGCAATATTCTGCACATTGACCGGGCTTGTTCTCCTTCTGGCCCCTTCAGTGGTGGGTCTCTTCTTCAGCGCCCAGGCGCTGACGAACATAGGTGGCAGCGTGTCCGGAGCAGGGGTGTAA
- a CDS encoding type II/IV secretion system ATPase subunit: MSTLSVAVNLPFKPEPVDLDVDLYANLESDALFKMLPANAKEYVQNSPHLLEYLHTFPVNTYGIPLFLSELKKDVRSMKNPNIIYPVNDTTFVHILPDPDDVRNFYIPIEPSFLHSVSDILPVIETKLIDLIDGLDTDPTTDKERTEVIKKMLSSIAVIKPPGVDIASISGGEGKPQGGASKLVKFLNTDFTAQNKMKSNKKSKNLPLTPDGRIILSNVEYKAIEYLLVRDKIDMGVLKPFLSDSYIEDISCDGVGPIFIEHKVFKGLKSVIEFKVSRELDEFVVKVAERIKRPITYRSPVVDATLPDGSRINIVYGTEISKHGSNFTIRKVNEVPLSILNIVESNGIDYMSAAYLWICVEYGMSLFVSGETASGKTTLLNAITTFIPPENKIVTIEDTPELTVPHRNWIREVALAKGKGEGDGAGGGVTMFDLLKAALRQRPNQILVGEIRGVEGAVAFGAMQTGHPVMSTFHAASVEKLIQRLCGDPINIPKTYVDNLNLVIIQSAVKRPDGQLVRRMISCNELVGYNAETGGFTFVQMFTWEPVSDTFIWTGKGSSFLLENKIATMLGIPDSRKAEIYLEVEKRAKILERLHKAGYVKFWDLFHMMTKIKKQGLLSIGS; the protein is encoded by the coding sequence ATGAGCACCCTTTCCGTTGCCGTCAACCTGCCCTTCAAACCCGAACCGGTAGATCTGGATGTGGATCTGTACGCCAACCTTGAATCGGATGCGCTTTTCAAGATGCTGCCGGCAAATGCAAAGGAGTACGTGCAGAACAGCCCTCATCTCCTTGAGTACCTTCACACCTTTCCGGTAAACACGTACGGTATTCCGCTCTTTTTGTCTGAGTTAAAAAAGGATGTCCGGTCCATGAAAAATCCCAACATTATCTATCCGGTCAACGATACTACGTTTGTGCACATTCTGCCGGACCCGGATGATGTGAGAAACTTCTATATCCCTATCGAGCCCTCATTCCTGCATTCTGTCAGTGATATCCTGCCGGTCATTGAGACCAAACTTATCGACCTCATTGATGGCCTTGATACGGATCCGACTACGGATAAGGAAAGGACCGAAGTTATCAAAAAGATGCTCTCTTCAATTGCGGTAATTAAGCCCCCTGGCGTAGACATCGCGAGTATATCCGGGGGAGAGGGAAAACCGCAGGGGGGAGCATCCAAACTGGTAAAATTCCTCAACACGGATTTTACCGCGCAGAATAAGATGAAATCCAACAAAAAGTCCAAGAATCTCCCTCTTACTCCTGACGGTAGAATTATCCTTTCCAACGTGGAATACAAGGCGATCGAGTATCTTCTTGTCCGGGACAAGATTGATATGGGCGTGTTAAAACCGTTCCTCTCCGACTCTTATATCGAGGATATCTCCTGCGATGGTGTCGGACCAATCTTTATTGAGCATAAAGTGTTTAAAGGACTCAAATCGGTTATTGAGTTCAAGGTTTCGCGCGAACTCGATGAATTCGTGGTCAAGGTTGCAGAGCGGATAAAGCGGCCCATTACGTACCGCAGTCCCGTGGTCGATGCCACGCTTCCAGACGGTTCACGTATCAACATCGTGTACGGGACGGAGATCAGTAAGCACGGCAGCAACTTCACCATACGAAAGGTAAACGAGGTGCCGCTCTCCATTCTCAACATTGTTGAGAGCAATGGCATTGATTACATGTCTGCGGCGTATCTCTGGATCTGTGTCGAGTACGGCATGTCTCTTTTCGTGAGTGGTGAGACAGCGAGTGGCAAGACCACGCTTTTGAATGCGATTACCACGTTTATCCCCCCGGAGAACAAGATTGTAACCATAGAAGATACACCAGAGCTCACCGTTCCGCACAGGAACTGGATACGTGAGGTGGCACTTGCCAAAGGTAAAGGAGAAGGGGACGGCGCGGGAGGCGGGGTTACGATGTTCGATCTCCTCAAGGCCGCACTCCGTCAGCGACCCAACCAGATCCTTGTCGGTGAAATCCGTGGTGTCGAGGGCGCTGTGGCATTTGGCGCTATGCAGACGGGCCACCCCGTGATGAGTACCTTCCACGCGGCATCTGTGGAGAAACTTATCCAGCGTCTCTGCGGGGACCCTATTAATATCCCAAAAACGTACGTGGACAACCTCAATCTGGTGATTATCCAGAGCGCAGTTAAGAGACCGGACGGGCAGCTTGTCCGCCGGATGATCAGTTGTAACGAACTGGTAGGATACAATGCAGAGACCGGGGGATTTACGTTTGTCCAGATGTTCACCTGGGAACCGGTTTCCGATACCTTCATCTGGACCGGCAAGGGCAGCTCATTCCTGCTCGAGAATAAAATTGCGACAATGCTTGGTATCCCGGACAGCAGGAAAGCCGAGATCTATCTTGAGGTGGAGAAACGCGCCAAAATTCTCGAACGCCTGCATAAAGCCGGATATGTGAAATTCTGGGATCTTTTCCATATGATGACTAAGATCAAGAAACAGGGCCTCCTTAGCATTGGTTCGTAA